One region of Bosea sp. 29B genomic DNA includes:
- a CDS encoding cell cycle two-component system response regulator CpdR: MTKILLAEDDNDMRRFLVKALQNAGYDVASFDNGLSAYNRLREEPFELLLTDIVMPEMDGIELARRATELDPDIKVMFITGFAAVALNPDSQTPKDAKVLSKPFHLRELVNEVEKLLAA; this comes from the coding sequence ATGACCAAGATCCTCCTGGCCGAAGACGATAACGACATGCGCCGCTTCCTGGTGAAGGCGCTGCAGAATGCGGGCTATGACGTCGCCTCGTTCGACAACGGGCTATCGGCCTATAACCGGCTGCGCGAGGAGCCGTTCGAATTGCTCCTGACCGACATCGTCATGCCCGAGATGGACGGAATCGAGCTGGCGCGCCGTGCCACCGAGCTCGATCCCGACATCAAGGTGATGTTCATCACCGGTTTCGCGGCGGTGGCGCTCAATCCGGATTCACAGACGCCGAAGGATGCCAAGGTGCTGTCGAAGCCCTTCCACCTGCGTGAGCTGGTCAACGAGGTCGAGAAGCTGCTTGCGGCGTGA
- a CDS encoding N-formylglutamate amidohydrolase codes for MTLPAGFSFPRPDDVIAEIERPFTLHQPALQVVPVIVDVPHAGRCYPRAFVEGSRLPLRALRRSEDAYVDLLFSHAVALGAPLLVAEFPRAFLDANREPYELDPRMFEGRLPGFANTRSLRVAGGLGTIPRIVGESYEIYSARIPVESALSRIEALYRPYHAGLRHLVNRTQASFGSCILVDAHSMPSTGLDRDGVAKADIILGDRFGTSAASFVVDAAEEAFTRAGLTVTRNRPYAGGFITEHYGAPGSGVHALQIEVSRGLYMNEATLEPNSGFAALQQVISAAMAECFARWSGWSDDWRQAAE; via the coding sequence ATGACGCTGCCAGCCGGATTCTCCTTTCCCCGCCCGGACGACGTGATCGCTGAGATCGAGCGGCCGTTCACGCTCCATCAGCCCGCGCTGCAGGTCGTCCCCGTCATCGTCGACGTGCCCCATGCCGGGCGGTGCTATCCGCGCGCCTTCGTCGAGGGCTCGCGCCTGCCGCTGCGGGCGCTGCGCCGCTCGGAGGACGCCTATGTCGACCTGCTCTTCTCCCATGCGGTCGCTCTCGGCGCGCCCCTGCTCGTCGCCGAGTTCCCGCGCGCCTTTCTCGACGCCAACCGCGAGCCCTACGAACTCGATCCGCGCATGTTCGAGGGCCGGCTGCCGGGCTTCGCCAACACCCGCTCGCTGCGCGTCGCCGGCGGGCTCGGCACGATCCCGCGCATCGTCGGCGAATCCTATGAAATCTATTCCGCCCGCATTCCGGTCGAGAGTGCGCTCAGCCGGATCGAGGCGCTCTACCGGCCCTATCATGCCGGCCTGCGCCATCTGGTGAACCGCACCCAGGCCAGCTTCGGCAGCTGCATCTTGGTCGACGCCCATTCCATGCCGTCGACCGGACTCGATCGCGACGGCGTCGCCAAGGCCGACATCATCCTCGGCGACCGCTTCGGCACCAGCGCCGCGAGCTTCGTAGTGGATGCGGCGGAAGAGGCGTTCACGCGCGCCGGGCTCACCGTGACCCGTAACCGCCCCTATGCCGGCGGCTTCATCACCGAGCATTACGGCGCACCCGGCTCCGGCGTGCATGCCCTGCAGATCGAGGTCAGCCGCGGCCTCTACATGAACGAGGCGACACTCGAGCCGAACAGCGGCTTTGCCGCGCTTCAACAGGTGATCAGCGCCGCCATGGCCGAATGCTTCGCGCGCTGGAGCGGCTGGAGCGACGACTGGCGCCAGGCCGCGGAGTAA
- the hisN gene encoding histidinol-phosphatase encodes MSAVDFTEFVSRLATLSGKAILPFFRARHTTEDKSGGGVFDPVTEGDRAGEDVMRNLIKRTFPAHGILGEEFGSENADAEYVWVLDPIDGTRAFISGIPVWGTLIGLTRKGVPVYGMMNQPFTGERFSGDGRMARYEGPNGPRTLHTRQVTDLTEATLMTTSPNLFVDGQKAAYNRVESAVRMARYGCDCYAYCMLAAGHIDLVIESGLKPYDIVALIPIIEGAGGIVTSWDGGSAAQGGTILAAGNKTLHQAALALLNG; translated from the coding sequence ATGAGCGCGGTCGATTTCACGGAATTCGTCTCCCGGCTGGCGACTCTGTCGGGCAAGGCGATACTGCCCTTCTTCCGCGCCCGGCATACCACCGAGGACAAGTCCGGCGGCGGCGTCTTCGACCCCGTGACCGAGGGCGATCGCGCCGGTGAGGACGTGATGCGCAACCTGATCAAGCGCACCTTCCCGGCCCATGGCATCCTCGGCGAGGAATTCGGCTCCGAAAATGCCGACGCCGAATATGTCTGGGTGCTCGACCCGATCGACGGCACCCGCGCCTTCATCTCCGGCATCCCGGTCTGGGGCACGCTGATCGGCCTGACCCGCAAGGGCGTGCCGGTCTACGGCATGATGAATCAGCCCTTCACCGGCGAGCGCTTCTCAGGCGACGGCCGCATGGCGCGCTATGAAGGGCCGAACGGACCGCGCACGCTGCACACCCGCCAGGTGACCGATCTCACTGAGGCGACGCTGATGACGACGAGCCCGAACCTCTTCGTCGACGGGCAGAAAGCCGCTTACAACCGGGTCGAAAGCGCCGTCCGCATGGCGCGCTATGGCTGCGACTGCTACGCCTATTGCATGCTCGCCGCCGGCCATATCGATCTCGTCATCGAAAGCGGGCTGAAGCCTTATGACATCGTCGCGCTGATCCCGATCATCGAGGGCGCCGGCGGCATCGTCACCTCATGGGACGGTGGCAGCGCCGCCCAGGGCGGCACCATCCTCGCCGCCGGCAACAAGACCTTGCACCAGGCCGCTCTCGCCCTCCTGAACGGCTGA
- a CDS encoding alpha/beta hydrolase, translating to MTEAEFFHQPDYPVPGHGKVWFGETSDRARLRLASWRPSVRKERGTVLVVQGRAEFIERYSETIAELRRRGFHVLTFDWRGQGGSQRFTGRLRKGHIGRLVHYERDLALVVAQMQERLPPPYFVLAHSMGAALCLDAARHEALPVERLVAIAPMLGIAMIENPRGARWLARVLYWLGFGKAFVPGGGDTAIGTKPFEGNRLSSDPVRYARNAALSAAARDLAIGDPSVGWIHAAFQLMDRLAQPRAPLEVRVPTLIVAAGRDPVVSTPAIERFAARLKTGSALVLPTARHEILMETDAIRAQFWAAFDAFIPGEDVPVEMSAPASAVQEGESGLVQGLVAGGEDGAALGGAATVP from the coding sequence ATGACCGAGGCCGAATTCTTCCATCAGCCGGATTACCCGGTGCCCGGCCATGGCAAGGTCTGGTTCGGCGAGACCAGCGACAGGGCGCGGCTGCGCCTGGCGAGCTGGCGGCCGAGCGTGCGCAAGGAGAGAGGCACGGTCCTGGTCGTGCAGGGGCGGGCTGAGTTCATCGAGCGCTATAGCGAGACGATCGCCGAGCTGCGTCGCCGCGGCTTTCATGTGCTGACCTTCGACTGGCGCGGGCAAGGCGGTTCGCAACGCTTCACCGGCCGGCTGCGCAAGGGACATATCGGTCGGCTGGTGCATTACGAGCGCGATCTCGCGCTGGTCGTGGCGCAGATGCAGGAGCGCCTGCCGCCGCCCTATTTCGTCCTGGCGCACTCGATGGGCGCGGCACTCTGCCTCGACGCTGCCCGGCACGAGGCGCTGCCAGTGGAGCGACTGGTCGCGATCGCGCCGATGCTCGGCATCGCCATGATCGAGAATCCGCGCGGCGCGCGCTGGCTGGCGCGGGTGCTGTACTGGCTCGGCTTCGGCAAGGCCTTCGTGCCTGGCGGCGGCGACACCGCGATCGGCACCAAGCCGTTCGAGGGCAACCGGCTGAGCTCGGACCCGGTCCGCTATGCCCGCAACGCTGCCCTGTCGGCTGCGGCGCGCGATCTTGCGATCGGCGACCCCAGCGTCGGCTGGATCCACGCCGCCTTCCAGTTGATGGATCGGCTGGCGCAGCCGCGCGCGCCGCTCGAGGTCAGGGTGCCGACCCTGATCGTCGCCGCCGGGCGCGATCCCGTGGTGTCGACGCCGGCGATCGAGCGCTTTGCGGCGAGGCTCAAGACGGGTTCCGCCCTGGTGCTGCCGACGGCGCGCCACGAGATCCTGATGGAGACCGACGCGATCCGGGCGCAGTTCTGGGCAGCCTTCGACGCCTTCATCCCCGGCGAGGACGTGCCGGTCGAGATGTCGGCCCCGGCGTCAGCCGTTCAGGAGGGCGAGAGCGGCCTGGTGCAAGGTCTTGTTGCCGGCGGCGAGGATGGTGCCGCCCTGGGCGGCGCTGCCACCGTCCCATGA
- a CDS encoding Hsp20 family protein: MRSYDLSPLYRSTVGFDRLFSLLDQATNVENAPSYPPYNIERTAENAYRISIAVAGFGDADLSIESKENALTVRGEKKAADDADKREILHQGIAARAFERRFQLADYVQVTGASLENGLLHIDLVREIPEAKKPRLIPIGGSAPKVIEAKKAA; this comes from the coding sequence ATGCGTTCCTACGATCTTTCCCCGCTCTATCGCTCGACCGTCGGCTTCGACCGCCTGTTCTCGCTGCTCGACCAGGCCACCAATGTCGAGAACGCCCCGAGCTATCCGCCCTACAATATCGAGCGTACCGCCGAGAACGCCTATCGTATCTCGATCGCGGTCGCCGGTTTCGGCGACGCCGACCTCTCGATCGAGAGCAAGGAGAACGCGCTGACCGTCCGCGGCGAGAAGAAAGCCGCCGATGACGCCGACAAGCGCGAGATCCTGCACCAGGGCATCGCCGCTCGCGCCTTTGAGCGCCGCTTCCAGCTTGCCGACTATGTCCAGGTCACCGGCGCCAGCCTCGAGAACGGGCTGCTCCATATCGACCTCGTCCGCGAGATCCCCGAGGCCAAGAAGCCGCGCCTGATCCCGATCGGCGGCAGCGCCCCCAAGGTGATCGAGGCCAAGAAGGCGGCGTAA
- a CDS encoding low specificity L-threonine aldolase, whose product MNFISDNLAGASAPVMQAMVAANDGFAAGYGNDAWTKRVEGRFAELFEREVAVFLVTTGTAANSLALASLVQPWGAVLCHHEAHIAADECGAPEFFTGGAKIVGLPGDGCKLAPEVVIDQLARMRAGAVHQVQPQMLSITQATECGLVYKAEEIAALKQAIAPRGLKLHMDGARFANAVAASGCTPAEITWRAGVDVLSFGGTKNGAFAAEAVIVFDPADAGEMLWRRKRAGHTLSKGRLIGAQFEGLLADGHWLDLARHANAMAKRLADAVAAAGKLRLAWASEANEVFLVLPPRVQAALAAQGVQYIAWSDGALPVGEKLQAGEVVGRFVCSFATRAEEVDRLAAVLATV is encoded by the coding sequence ATGAACTTCATCAGCGACAATCTGGCCGGGGCGAGCGCGCCGGTGATGCAGGCTATGGTGGCGGCCAATGACGGCTTCGCCGCCGGCTATGGCAACGATGCCTGGACCAAGCGGGTCGAAGGGCGGTTCGCCGAGCTGTTCGAGCGGGAGGTCGCAGTCTTCCTGGTCACGACCGGCACGGCAGCGAATTCCCTGGCGTTGGCGAGCCTGGTCCAGCCCTGGGGGGCAGTGCTCTGCCATCACGAGGCGCATATCGCCGCCGACGAATGCGGAGCGCCCGAATTCTTCACCGGCGGGGCCAAGATCGTCGGCCTGCCGGGCGATGGCTGCAAGCTCGCACCGGAGGTCGTCATCGACCAGCTCGCGCGGATGCGCGCGGGCGCCGTGCATCAGGTCCAGCCGCAGATGTTGTCGATCACGCAGGCGACAGAGTGCGGGCTGGTCTACAAGGCGGAGGAGATCGCGGCGCTGAAGCAGGCGATCGCGCCGCGCGGGCTGAAGCTGCATATGGACGGCGCCCGCTTCGCCAATGCGGTCGCGGCGTCGGGTTGCACGCCCGCCGAGATCACCTGGAGGGCGGGTGTCGACGTGCTCTCCTTCGGCGGCACCAAGAACGGCGCCTTTGCAGCCGAAGCGGTGATCGTCTTCGATCCGGCGGATGCAGGTGAGATGCTGTGGCGACGCAAGCGTGCCGGGCACACCCTGTCCAAGGGCCGGCTGATCGGAGCGCAGTTCGAAGGGTTGCTGGCCGATGGCCACTGGCTCGACCTTGCCCGCCATGCCAATGCGATGGCCAAGCGCCTGGCCGATGCCGTCGCGGCTGCGGGCAAGCTGCGGCTGGCCTGGGCCAGCGAAGCGAACGAGGTCTTTCTGGTGCTGCCGCCACGGGTGCAAGCGGCGCTGGCGGCGCAGGGCGTGCAGTACATCGCCTGGTCGGATGGTGCGCTTCCTGTGGGGGAGAAGCTTCAGGCTGGCGAGGTCGTCGGCCGCTTCGTCTGCTCGTTTGCGACGCGAGCAGAGGAGGTCGACCGGCTCGCTGCTGTCCTGGCGACCGTCTAA
- the gltB gene encoding glutamate synthase large subunit: protein MSESRKASAMANTTAKVATTTTAAFERFPEVRDPAMPARQGLYDPSYEKDSCGVGFIADMKNRKSHAIVAQGLQILHNIDHRGAVGADPKLGDGCGILTQIPHRFFKEECAKAGIELPEPGHYAIGQFFMPQEADNRAVCEEIVAQTVEEEGLIFLGWRDVPVDNSDLGEAVKETEPCHRQIFVGRPAEITDEDEFERQVYVLRKSVSNKVYKRHDRATATYYPVSFSCRTIVYKGMVLVTQLGDYFKDLTDERFESALALVHQRFATNTFPSWRLAHPYRMVAHNGEINTLRGNVNWMAARQASVDSELFGADISKLWPISYEGQSDTACFDNALEFLVQGGYSLAHAMMMLVPEAWAGNPLMDESRRAFYEYHAALMEPWDGPAAIAFTDGRQIGATLDRNGLRPARYLVTDDGLVVLASEFGVLPIPEEKIVQKWRLQPGKMLLIDLEEGRIIGDDEIKSTLCLANPYKDWLKRTQIVLEDLPPVEARASRTDVALLDRQQSFGYTQEDTKILMAPMAVTGQEAVGSMGTDTPISALSSKSKLLYTYFKQNFAQVTNPAIDPIREELVMSLLSFIGPRPNILDLEGTSRRKRLEVRQPILTNDDLEKIRCIGHYEDRFDTKTLDITYPTREGAAGMEGAIERLCERAEAAVHGGYNIIILSDRQVGPDRIPIPALLATAAVHHHLIRKGLRTSVGLVIESGEPREIHHFALLAGFGAEAINPYLAFETLEALFEAGEFPPEVDRYEVVKRFIKSVGKGLLKVMSKMGISTYQSYCGAQIFDAVGLRTQFIDKYFTGTISSIEGVGLAEIAEESVRRHRDAFGGSPIYRDALDIGGEYAFRLRGEAHAWTPENIALLQHAVRGNARDKFKAYSDLVNDQSEKLSTIRGLFHVKMADELGRTPIPLDEVESAVSIVKRFSTGAMSFGSISHEAHSTLALAMNAIGGKSNTGEGGEEPERFKPLPDGRSMRSAIKQVASGRFGVTTEYLVNSAMMQIKVSQGAKPGEGGQLPGHKVDARIAKVRHSTPGVGLISPPPHHDIYSIEDLAQLIFDLKNVNPAADVSVKLVSELGVGTVAAGVAKARADHITIAGYEGGTGASPLTSIKHAGSPWEIGLAETHQILVMNKLRGRIALQVDGGLRTGRDIVVGALLGADEFGFATAPLIAAGCIMMRKCHLNTCPVGVATQDPVLRKRFKGQPEHVINFFFFLAEDVREIMAEMGVKSFDELVGRSDWLDKKEAIDHWKAKGLDFARIFHKPEPGKGVAIRNVERQVHPIESVLDRTLIAKAGASLDSGAPVVIESSIRNVDRSTGAMISGEIAKRHGGLGLPDDAITVKLTGTAGQSFGAWVAGGLTLDLTGQANDYVGKGLSGGKLIIRPDPKSRALAEEAIIVGNTVLYGAISGECYFRGVAGERFAVRNSGAIAVVEGTGDHGCEYMTGGVVVVLGQTGRNFAAGMSGGIAYVLDEDRSFAKRCNLSMVDLEPVPEEEELTQRLYHHGGDLEFKGRIDVMANMSGYDAERLHQLIANHLKYTGSARAQAILENWADYLPKFVKVMPVEYRRALLEIERAQAGVSVAAE, encoded by the coding sequence ATGAGCGAGAGCAGGAAGGCGAGCGCGATGGCCAACACCACTGCTAAAGTTGCCACCACGACGACGGCCGCTTTCGAGCGCTTCCCCGAGGTGCGCGATCCGGCCATGCCGGCCCGCCAGGGCCTCTACGATCCGTCTTATGAGAAGGATTCCTGCGGCGTCGGCTTCATCGCCGACATGAAGAACCGCAAGAGCCATGCAATCGTCGCGCAGGGCCTGCAGATCCTGCACAATATCGACCATCGCGGCGCTGTCGGCGCCGATCCCAAGCTCGGCGATGGCTGTGGCATCCTCACCCAGATTCCGCATCGCTTCTTCAAGGAAGAGTGCGCCAAGGCCGGCATCGAGCTGCCCGAGCCCGGCCACTACGCCATCGGCCAGTTCTTCATGCCGCAGGAGGCCGACAACCGCGCGGTCTGCGAGGAGATCGTCGCCCAGACGGTCGAGGAGGAAGGGCTGATCTTCCTCGGCTGGCGCGACGTGCCGGTCGACAACAGCGACCTCGGCGAGGCCGTCAAGGAGACCGAGCCCTGCCATCGCCAGATCTTCGTCGGCCGTCCGGCCGAGATCACCGACGAGGACGAGTTCGAGCGCCAGGTTTATGTCCTCAGGAAGTCGGTCTCGAACAAGGTCTACAAGCGCCATGACCGGGCGACGGCGACCTATTACCCGGTCTCCTTCTCCTGCCGCACCATCGTCTACAAGGGCATGGTGCTGGTCACCCAGCTCGGCGACTACTTCAAGGACCTGACCGACGAGCGCTTCGAGAGCGCGCTCGCCCTCGTCCACCAGCGTTTCGCCACCAACACCTTCCCGTCCTGGCGTCTCGCCCACCCCTACCGGATGGTCGCCCATAACGGCGAGATCAACACGCTGCGCGGCAACGTCAACTGGATGGCGGCCCGCCAGGCCTCGGTCGATTCCGAGCTCTTCGGCGCCGACATCTCCAAGCTTTGGCCGATCTCCTATGAGGGCCAGTCCGACACCGCCTGCTTCGACAACGCCCTCGAATTCCTGGTCCAGGGCGGCTATTCGCTCGCCCACGCCATGATGATGCTGGTGCCCGAGGCCTGGGCCGGCAACCCGCTGATGGATGAGAGCCGGCGCGCCTTCTACGAATACCACGCGGCGCTGATGGAGCCGTGGGACGGCCCGGCCGCGATCGCCTTCACCGACGGCCGCCAGATCGGCGCGACGCTCGACCGCAACGGCCTGCGCCCCGCCCGCTATCTCGTCACCGACGATGGCCTCGTCGTGCTCGCCTCGGAGTTCGGCGTGCTGCCGATCCCGGAGGAGAAGATCGTCCAGAAGTGGCGGCTCCAGCCCGGCAAGATGCTGCTGATCGACCTCGAAGAGGGCCGCATCATCGGCGACGACGAGATCAAGAGCACGCTCTGCCTCGCCAACCCCTACAAGGACTGGCTGAAGCGCACCCAGATCGTGCTGGAGGATCTGCCGCCGGTCGAGGCACGGGCATCGCGCACCGACGTCGCCCTGCTCGATCGCCAGCAATCCTTCGGCTACACCCAGGAAGACACCAAGATCCTGATGGCGCCGATGGCGGTGACCGGCCAGGAAGCGGTCGGCTCGATGGGCACGGATACGCCGATCTCGGCGCTCTCCTCGAAGTCGAAGCTGCTCTACACCTATTTCAAGCAGAACTTCGCCCAGGTCACCAACCCGGCGATCGACCCGATCCGCGAGGAGCTCGTGATGAGCCTCCTCTCCTTCATCGGGCCGCGGCCGAACATCCTCGACCTCGAGGGCACCTCGCGCCGCAAGCGCCTGGAAGTGCGCCAGCCGATCCTGACCAATGACGATCTCGAGAAGATCCGCTGCATCGGTCACTACGAGGATCGCTTCGACACCAAGACGCTCGACATCACCTATCCGACCCGCGAGGGTGCGGCCGGCATGGAGGGCGCGATCGAGCGCCTGTGCGAGCGCGCCGAAGCGGCCGTTCATGGCGGCTACAATATCATCATCCTCTCCGACCGGCAGGTCGGGCCCGACCGTATCCCGATCCCGGCGCTGCTGGCGACGGCGGCGGTCCACCATCACCTGATCCGCAAGGGCCTGCGCACCTCGGTCGGCCTCGTCATTGAATCCGGCGAGCCGCGCGAAATCCATCACTTCGCCTTGCTCGCCGGCTTCGGCGCCGAGGCGATCAACCCCTATCTCGCCTTCGAGACGCTCGAAGCGCTGTTCGAGGCCGGCGAGTTCCCGCCGGAGGTCGACCGCTACGAGGTGGTCAAGCGCTTCATCAAGTCGGTCGGCAAGGGCCTGCTCAAGGTCATGTCCAAGATGGGCATCTCGACCTACCAGTCCTATTGCGGCGCCCAGATCTTCGACGCGGTCGGCCTGCGCACGCAGTTCATCGACAAGTACTTCACCGGCACCATCTCCTCGATCGAGGGCGTCGGCCTCGCCGAGATCGCCGAGGAGAGCGTGCGCCGCCATCGCGACGCCTTCGGTGGCTCGCCGATCTATCGCGATGCACTCGACATCGGCGGCGAATACGCCTTCCGCCTGCGCGGCGAGGCGCATGCCTGGACGCCGGAGAACATCGCGCTGCTCCAGCACGCCGTGCGCGGCAACGCCCGCGACAAGTTCAAGGCCTATTCCGACCTGGTCAACGACCAGAGCGAGAAGCTCTCGACCATTCGCGGCCTGTTCCACGTCAAGATGGCCGACGAACTCGGCCGCACACCGATCCCGCTCGACGAAGTCGAGAGCGCGGTCTCGATCGTCAAGCGCTTCTCCACCGGCGCCATGTCCTTCGGCTCAATCAGCCATGAGGCGCATTCGACGCTGGCGCTGGCGATGAACGCGATCGGCGGCAAGTCGAACACCGGCGAGGGCGGCGAGGAGCCGGAGCGCTTCAAGCCGCTGCCGGATGGCCGCTCGATGCGCTCGGCGATCAAGCAGGTCGCCTCGGGCCGCTTCGGCGTCACCACCGAATATCTCGTCAACTCGGCGATGATGCAGATCAAGGTCTCGCAGGGCGCCAAGCCCGGCGAGGGCGGCCAGCTGCCCGGCCACAAGGTCGACGCGCGTATCGCCAAGGTCCGGCACTCGACCCCGGGCGTCGGCCTGATCTCGCCGCCGCCGCATCACGACATCTATTCGATCGAGGATCTCGCCCAGCTGATCTTCGACCTGAAGAACGTCAACCCGGCGGCGGACGTCTCGGTCAAGCTCGTCTCCGAGCTCGGCGTCGGCACCGTCGCGGCCGGCGTCGCCAAGGCGCGCGCCGATCACATCACCATCGCCGGCTATGAGGGCGGCACCGGCGCTTCGCCGCTGACCTCGATCAAGCATGCAGGATCGCCCTGGGAGATCGGCCTCGCCGAGACCCACCAGATCCTGGTTATGAACAAGCTGCGCGGCCGCATCGCCCTGCAGGTCGATGGTGGCCTGCGCACCGGCCGCGACATCGTCGTCGGCGCCCTGCTCGGGGCCGACGAGTTCGGCTTCGCCACGGCGCCGCTGATCGCCGCCGGCTGCATCATGATGCGCAAGTGTCATCTCAACACCTGCCCGGTCGGGGTCGCCACGCAGGACCCGGTGCTGCGCAAGCGCTTCAAGGGCCAGCCCGAGCACGTCATCAACTTCTTCTTCTTCCTCGCCGAGGACGTGCGCGAGATCATGGCGGAGATGGGCGTCAAGAGCTTCGACGAGCTCGTCGGCCGCTCCGACTGGCTCGACAAGAAGGAAGCCATCGACCACTGGAAGGCCAAGGGGCTCGATTTCGCCCGCATCTTCCACAAGCCGGAGCCGGGCAAGGGCGTCGCCATTCGCAATGTCGAGCGCCAGGTTCACCCGATCGAATCGGTGCTCGACCGCACGCTGATCGCCAAGGCCGGCGCCTCGCTCGACAGCGGCGCTCCGGTCGTGATCGAGAGCTCCATCCGCAATGTCGATCGCTCGACCGGCGCGATGATCTCGGGCGAGATTGCCAAGCGCCATGGTGGGCTCGGCCTGCCGGACGACGCGATCACGGTCAAGCTGACCGGCACGGCCGGCCAGAGCTTCGGCGCCTGGGTCGCCGGCGGCCTGACGCTCGACCTGACCGGCCAGGCCAACGACTATGTCGGCAAGGGCCTGTCGGGCGGCAAGCTGATCATCCGCCCTGATCCGAAGTCGCGTGCGCTCGCCGAGGAGGCGATAATCGTCGGCAACACCGTGCTCTACGGTGCGATCTCCGGCGAATGCTACTTCCGCGGCGTCGCCGGCGAGCGCTTCGCCGTGCGCAACTCCGGCGCGATCGCGGTGGTCGAGGGCACCGGCGATCATGGCTGCGAATATATGACCGGCGGCGTCGTCGTCGTGCTCGGCCAGACCGGCCGCAACTTCGCGGCCGGCATGTCGGGCGGCATCGCCTATGTGCTCGACGAGGACAGGAGCTTCGCCAAGCGCTGCAATCTCTCCATGGTCGATCTCGAGCCGGTGCCGGAGGAGGAGGAGCTGACCCAGCGCCTCTACCATCATGGCGGCGACCTCGAGTTCAAGGGCCGCATCGACGTCATGGCCAACATGTCCGGCTATGACGCCGAGCGCCTGCACCAGCTCATCGCCAACCACCTGAAATACACAGGGTCGGCGCGGGCACAGGCGATCCTGGAGAACTGGGCGGACTACCTGCCCAAATTCGTCAAGGTCATGCCGGTCGAGTACCGGCGCGCACTACTGGAAATCGAGCGGGCCCAGGCCGGCGTCTCGGTCGCGGCGGAGTGA
- a CDS encoding glutamate synthase subunit beta, with the protein MGKVTGFLEIDRRDRKYRPASDRIRNYKEFVIPLGREATRDQAARCMNCGIPYCHNGCPVNNQIPDWNDLVYNDKWQEALGNLHSTNNFPEFTGRVCPAPCEASCTLNLEDTPVTIKSIECAIVDKGWEEGWIVPEPAEVKTGKKIAIIGSGPAGLAAAQQLARVGHEVHVYERQGRAGGLLRYGIPDFKMEKSHVDRRVTQMEAEGVVFHYGVNVGIDIDPQELLAQYDAIGLTGGAEKPRDLPIEGRDLDGVQFAMDFLPQQNRRNGGEPDTTGNARPILAGGKHVVVIGGGDTGSDCIGTSVRQGALSVTQLEIMPQPPEKENKALTWPNWPLKLRTSSSHEEGAERDFAVGTVKFTGENGKVKTLHCAKVDAGFKPIEGSEFQLKADLVLLAMGFVSPVHDGLIAKLGVKLDGRGNVEANMLAYKTTVEKVFAAGDMRRGQSLVVWAIREGRQMAHSIDKHLMGETILPR; encoded by the coding sequence ATGGGCAAGGTAACCGGTTTTCTCGAGATCGACCGCCGCGACCGGAAGTATCGTCCGGCCTCGGATCGCATTCGCAACTACAAGGAATTCGTGATCCCGCTCGGCCGGGAGGCGACCCGTGACCAGGCGGCGCGCTGCATGAACTGCGGCATCCCGTATTGTCACAATGGCTGCCCGGTCAACAACCAGATCCCGGACTGGAACGACCTCGTCTACAACGACAAGTGGCAGGAAGCGCTCGGCAACCTGCACTCGACCAACAACTTCCCGGAGTTCACCGGCCGCGTCTGCCCCGCCCCGTGCGAGGCGTCCTGCACGCTGAACCTCGAGGACACACCCGTCACCATCAAGTCGATCGAATGCGCGATCGTCGACAAGGGCTGGGAAGAAGGCTGGATCGTTCCAGAGCCGGCCGAGGTCAAGACGGGCAAGAAGATCGCCATCATCGGCTCCGGACCGGCCGGCCTCGCCGCCGCGCAGCAACTCGCCCGCGTCGGCCACGAGGTCCATGTCTACGAGCGCCAGGGCCGCGCCGGTGGCCTGCTGCGCTATGGCATTCCCGACTTCAAGATGGAGAAGTCGCATGTCGACCGGCGCGTCACCCAGATGGAAGCCGAAGGCGTCGTCTTCCATTACGGCGTCAATGTCGGCATCGACATCGATCCGCAGGAACTGCTCGCTCAGTACGACGCGATCGGCCTGACCGGCGGCGCCGAGAAGCCGCGCGACCTGCCGATCGAGGGTCGCGACCTCGACGGCGTCCAGTTCGCCATGGATTTCCTGCCGCAGCAGAACCGCCGCAATGGCGGCGAACCTGATACGACGGGCAACGCCCGGCCGATCCTCGCTGGCGGCAAGCACGTCGTCGTCATCGGCGGCGGCGATACCGGATCGGATTGCATCGGCACCTCGGTGCGCCAGGGCGCGCTCTCGGTGACCCAGCTCGAGATCATGCCGCAACCGCCGGAGAAGGAAAACAAGGCGCTGACCTGGCCGAACTGGCCGCTGAAGCTGCGGACCTCCTCCAGTCATGAGGAAGGCGCCGAGCGCGACTTCGCCGTCGGCACCGTCAAGTTCACCGGCGAGAACGGCAAGGTGAAGACGCTGCATTGCGCCAAGGTCGACGCCGGCTTCAAGCCGATCGAGGGCAGCGAGTTCCAGCTCAAGGCCGACCTCGTCCTGCTCGCCATGGGCTTCGTCTCGCCGGTGCATGACGGGCTCATCGCCAAGCTCGGCGTCAAGCTCGACGGGCGCGGCAATGTCGAAGCCAACATGCTTGCCTACAAGACCACGGTCGAGAAAGTCTTCGCCGCCGGCGACATGCGCCGCGGCCAGTCGCTGGTCGTCTGGGCGATCCGCGAGGGCCGCCAGATGGCCCACTCGATCGACAAGCACCTGATGGGCGAGACCATCCTGCCGCGCTGA